The following are encoded together in the Roseivirga misakiensis genome:
- a CDS encoding helix-turn-helix domain-containing protein, giving the protein MALVIRIGKSVFFYFDSGLNENYILIGLLGCAAIGPMTYYFTKTQISGEKTFDPKSLWHLVPMVFLAGYAIFYESYGENRAFWSTKIVRGIYNYWGVYLLYSLFLIVRQRLILKQRFNEDGWTIGVVLGVSAIWIAYYTSSFTSYLTGSLTFSFLVYLLAWVLLTQRKQVIAKRRAKTNSNKPLGTVEKGKLEDKIKAVLLDEEHYKDPNLTMPVLAKLVGQTPHQFSSFINDQLNQNFSQFISGYRVEAAKKMLVETPHLTVEAIGFDCGFNSTSTFHTSFKKATGHTPAAFRKLTSSL; this is encoded by the coding sequence ATGGCCCTAGTCATTAGAATCGGCAAATCCGTATTCTTTTATTTTGATAGCGGACTAAATGAGAATTACATACTAATCGGTCTTTTAGGTTGTGCCGCTATCGGCCCGATGACCTACTACTTTACCAAAACACAGATCAGCGGAGAAAAGACCTTTGACCCTAAAAGTTTATGGCATTTGGTACCGATGGTATTCTTAGCTGGTTATGCTATATTCTACGAATCCTATGGTGAAAATCGTGCCTTTTGGAGCACTAAGATTGTTCGAGGGATTTACAATTATTGGGGTGTATACCTACTTTACTCCCTTTTCTTAATCGTACGCCAACGACTTATTCTAAAGCAAAGGTTTAACGAAGATGGATGGACAATTGGTGTCGTTCTGGGGGTATCGGCCATATGGATCGCATATTACACCTCAAGCTTCACTTCCTATTTAACGGGTTCACTTACCTTTTCCTTTTTAGTTTATCTATTGGCTTGGGTACTCCTAACACAGCGTAAACAAGTTATCGCCAAAAGAAGAGCAAAAACCAACTCGAACAAACCCTTGGGTACTGTTGAAAAAGGGAAACTTGAGGATAAGATTAAAGCGGTGCTCCTTGATGAAGAACACTACAAAGATCCGAACCTTACCATGCCTGTCTTGGCTAAATTAGTCGGCCAAACGCCGCATCAGTTTTCTTCTTTTATTAACGATCAGTTGAACCAGAACTTTTCGCAGTTCATAAGTGGGTATCGCGTTGAAGCTGCCAAGAAAATGCTGGTAGAAACTCCACACCTCACTGTAGAAGCTATTGGATTTGATTGCGGTTTTAATTCTACTTCTACCTTTCATACCTCCTTTAAAAAAGCCACAGGGCATACGCCTGCTGCTTTCCGAAAACTTACTTCAAGTTTATAA
- a CDS encoding DegT/DnrJ/EryC1/StrS family aminotransferase, with amino-acid sequence MQVPFLDLKAINDPIRMELEAAFHESLDESHYLFGKSVTAFENAFADKIGVANCVSVGNCTDALFITLKMLGIQPGDEVIVPAMTWISDASVVSQLGAKPVFVDVDEHGLIDLDLIEGAISLKTKAIIPVHLYGQMVAMPKLMNLANRHGLKVIEDCAQSHFAKLPSGMAGSFGDAAVFSFYPSKNLGALGDGGCISAKDDSLALACRKFANHGGIGKDSHEFIGINSRMDTIQAAVLLRKLDHIDAWTLARRELAAYYHESLNGLSEIALPNAEAGESHVFHIYEIRSPRRNDLKAYLEANGIQTQIHYPKAVPFTDAYKQLEHQHTEFPRAFLQQEQTLSLPLYPRMPKDHQDKVIEGIKAFISI; translated from the coding sequence ATGCAAGTGCCTTTTTTGGACTTAAAAGCGATAAATGACCCAATCCGAATGGAGTTGGAGGCGGCCTTTCATGAGTCACTTGATGAATCACACTATTTATTTGGCAAATCAGTCACCGCTTTTGAAAATGCTTTTGCTGACAAAATTGGCGTAGCAAATTGTGTCTCTGTTGGCAACTGTACCGATGCCCTTTTTATTACCTTAAAAATGTTGGGCATTCAGCCTGGCGATGAGGTTATTGTTCCAGCCATGACCTGGATATCTGATGCCTCTGTTGTGAGTCAATTAGGGGCTAAACCAGTGTTTGTAGATGTAGATGAGCATGGATTAATTGATTTAGATCTTATTGAAGGGGCCATTTCACTCAAGACAAAAGCTATTATTCCAGTACATCTCTATGGTCAAATGGTTGCTATGCCAAAGCTGATGAATTTGGCCAACCGCCATGGCTTAAAAGTGATTGAAGACTGCGCACAATCTCATTTTGCGAAGCTACCCTCAGGAATGGCAGGTAGTTTTGGAGATGCTGCTGTTTTTAGCTTTTACCCTTCCAAAAACCTAGGTGCTCTTGGTGATGGAGGCTGTATTTCCGCAAAAGATGATTCACTGGCGTTAGCCTGTAGAAAGTTTGCCAATCATGGAGGAATTGGTAAGGACAGTCATGAATTCATAGGTATAAATAGCCGTATGGATACTATTCAAGCCGCAGTGTTGCTTCGGAAACTAGACCATATCGATGCCTGGACGCTGGCACGAAGGGAATTGGCGGCATATTATCATGAATCATTGAATGGGTTAAGTGAAATAGCATTGCCAAATGCTGAGGCGGGTGAATCGCACGTATTTCACATCTATGAGATTCGTTCACCGCGCCGAAATGATCTCAAAGCTTATTTAGAAGCCAATGGTATTCAGACACAAATTCACTACCCGAAAGCAGTGCCTTTTACCGATGCCTATAAGCAGTTAGAACATCAGCATACAGAATTTCCGAGGGCCTTTCTGCAACAGGAGCAAACTTTATCGCTTCCGTTGTATCCAAGAATGCCGAAAGACCATCAAGATAAGGTTATCGAAGGGATTAAAGCATTCATAAGCATATGA
- a CDS encoding DUF1801 domain-containing protein gives MNKFQPVDFQDLDDLFAFLPSSELEILQVLRQLIYECIPEVKEKLSYNVPFFRAKKTICFIWPGSVPWGGTFEGVQFGFAKGHLLLNDDGYLDSGKRKYVRTKTFRSTKEIDFDRLRALLYEASMIDSEG, from the coding sequence ATGAATAAATTTCAGCCAGTCGATTTTCAAGATTTAGACGATCTTTTCGCATTTCTTCCGTCCAGCGAATTAGAAATTCTTCAGGTTTTGCGCCAATTGATCTATGAATGCATCCCTGAGGTAAAAGAGAAGCTTTCTTACAACGTTCCCTTTTTCCGGGCAAAGAAAACCATCTGTTTTATCTGGCCAGGTTCGGTGCCTTGGGGTGGTACATTTGAAGGCGTACAATTCGGATTTGCTAAAGGGCATTTATTACTAAATGATGACGGCTATCTGGACAGTGGTAAAAGAAAGTACGTGAGAACTAAGACTTTCAGATCGACCAAAGAAATTGATTTCGACCGCCTAAGGGCCTTGTTGTACGAAGCCAGTATGATTGATTCTGAAGGCTGA
- a CDS encoding DUF4287 domain-containing protein → MATPEEMLQTMINNMPEKTGKSLNDWHAVLKSSGLAKHGEFMKLLKGEHGVTHGFANTISQLYLKPELLEKKAESGDEADEKLLKGKDGIVDIFQKAKSQFKEVKGDVEFSYKNTYISLRTPKKQFALLQPSTKTRVDIGLNLKGVAPEGTVEAAGSWNAMVTHRVKLTAADQVDANLAQWIQKAYDANC, encoded by the coding sequence ATGGCCACTCCTGAAGAAATGCTACAAACCATGATTAACAATATGCCTGAAAAAACAGGTAAATCACTGAATGACTGGCATGCAGTGTTGAAAAGCTCGGGTTTAGCCAAACACGGTGAGTTTATGAAATTGCTTAAAGGTGAACATGGGGTCACGCATGGCTTTGCCAATACAATTTCACAACTCTATTTAAAACCAGAATTGCTCGAAAAAAAGGCTGAAAGTGGAGACGAAGCAGATGAGAAGCTGCTCAAAGGAAAAGACGGCATTGTAGACATCTTTCAAAAGGCAAAAAGCCAATTTAAAGAGGTTAAAGGAGATGTGGAATTCTCCTACAAGAATACCTATATCAGTCTAAGAACACCTAAAAAGCAGTTTGCTTTACTACAGCCAAGCACAAAAACAAGGGTAGATATTGGTTTGAATTTAAAAGGTGTGGCGCCCGAAGGCACAGTTGAAGCTGCGGGAAGTTGGAATGCTATGGTCACTCATCGTGTAAAACTCACAGCTGCCGATCAGGTGGACGCTAACTTAGCGCAGTGGATACAAAAGGCCTATGATGCCAATTGTTAG
- a CDS encoding helix-turn-helix domain-containing protein, with protein MFSSIPFHKTISAYNQAINIPLPKFEDFDVRDFSENMVTVRLEMPAFRHGFYQIALLESGGGKVSSGGKIFDLDNFTLFFIQPGQIIQWQVPKNWKGYYVSLSESFYTMALDQFKVLPDFPFFQRYTPAFKLKREEAGKMIEAFQSLKAEYENRDIHTNAIIKSYLATILGFSLRFYERESKDTSVQNALLSLPDRFKKALNTYALEVGAGLVNDHKSVSNFADDLAVSSKHLSETIKKSTGQSPIEHINQVLVEEAQKLLLTTDMSVKAVGYYLGFSSPSYFNRLFKKITNTSPAEFRKA; from the coding sequence ATGTTTTCTAGCATTCCATTTCACAAAACAATTAGTGCCTATAATCAGGCCATTAACATACCGTTGCCCAAATTTGAAGATTTCGATGTTCGCGACTTTAGCGAAAACATGGTTACAGTAAGGCTTGAAATGCCAGCCTTTCGACATGGGTTTTATCAAATTGCACTCCTTGAATCTGGCGGAGGGAAAGTAAGTTCAGGTGGTAAAATCTTTGACCTGGATAACTTTACCTTATTTTTCATTCAACCCGGCCAGATTATTCAATGGCAAGTGCCAAAAAATTGGAAAGGATATTACGTTTCTCTATCGGAGTCATTTTATACCATGGCACTTGACCAATTTAAAGTATTACCAGACTTCCCTTTCTTCCAGCGCTACACCCCAGCTTTCAAACTGAAGAGAGAGGAAGCTGGAAAGATGATAGAGGCTTTTCAATCTCTTAAAGCAGAGTATGAGAATAGAGACATTCATACCAATGCCATTATAAAGTCATATTTAGCCACAATTTTAGGGTTTAGCCTGAGGTTTTATGAAAGAGAAAGTAAAGACACTAGCGTACAAAATGCTTTGCTCTCTTTGCCCGATCGATTTAAGAAGGCATTAAATACATATGCTCTTGAAGTAGGGGCTGGTTTAGTGAACGATCATAAAAGCGTTTCAAATTTTGCTGACGACCTTGCTGTAAGTTCCAAGCATCTTTCAGAGACGATCAAAAAATCTACTGGACAAAGCCCCATTGAACATATAAACCAGGTGTTGGTCGAAGAGGCACAGAAACTATTGCTCACCACAGATATGAGTGTGAAAGCGGTAGGATATTACTTAGGCTTCTCTAGTCCATCATACTTTAACAGGCTTTTTAAGAAGATAACTAACACTTCTCCAGCCGAATTTCGCAAGGCTTAG
- the blaOXA gene encoding class D beta-lactamase: MPKVYLTFLSLILLVSCSDKKSIPKSATWEEVPTLQKSLDEAFLDGVIVVYDLTLDKYYTSNQALASVGQLPASTFKIANSIIALETGVMASDTTLIKWDGESRAMKAWEEDLLFKQAFQRSCVPCYQEIARKIGTERMRSYLDKLDYGNIVFDSTTIDNFWLIGDSRINPIAQIDFIKRLYQSELPIADRTEGIMKRMMLMSQTDRFKLSGKTGWSIDKGFNNGWFVGFVEKANKTYFFATNISPKPEFDMNEFSEIRKSLTLEALRHLEIIE; encoded by the coding sequence ATGCCGAAAGTTTACCTCACTTTCCTAAGCCTGATTCTTTTAGTTTCATGTTCAGATAAAAAGTCAATACCTAAAAGTGCGACTTGGGAAGAAGTACCTACATTACAAAAAAGTCTAGATGAAGCATTCCTCGACGGAGTCATCGTCGTGTATGATTTAACATTAGACAAATATTATACAAGCAATCAAGCCCTTGCCAGTGTGGGCCAATTACCAGCCTCCACTTTTAAAATTGCCAACTCCATCATAGCCCTAGAGACAGGGGTAATGGCAAGTGATACCACTTTAATCAAATGGGATGGTGAATCGAGGGCAATGAAAGCGTGGGAAGAAGACTTACTGTTTAAGCAGGCGTTCCAGCGTTCTTGTGTACCCTGTTATCAAGAGATCGCTCGGAAAATAGGTACCGAAAGAATGCGTTCTTATTTAGATAAACTTGACTATGGTAACATCGTCTTCGACTCGACGACAATTGATAATTTTTGGCTGATTGGTGACTCAAGGATTAACCCGATCGCGCAAATAGACTTCATAAAAAGGCTTTATCAAAGTGAGCTACCAATTGCGGATAGAACTGAAGGAATTATGAAGCGCATGATGTTGATGTCTCAAACCGATCGATTTAAACTTAGCGGGAAAACGGGTTGGTCCATCGACAAAGGATTTAATAATGGCTGGTTTGTCGGCTTTGTAGAGAAGGCCAATAAGACCTATTTCTTTGCAACGAATATTTCGCCAAAACCTGAGTTTGATATGAATGAATTTTCCGAAATCAGGAAAAGCCTTACCCTAGAAGCATTAAGGCATCTGGAAATCATAGAATAA
- a CDS encoding oxidoreductase, whose translation MNQIETNKVWFITGASAGFGKAFAEYAISQNYNVVVTARRVDKLTQLEGLAPKQVLALRMDVNDNSQIEEAVDKGMKRFGQIDVLINNAGYGTVGALEETPEDELRAQMETNFFGAIAVTKAILPHMRDQKSGAIVNMSSMGGQMSFGGFGPYSASKFALEGASEALAQEVAPFGIKVMIVEPGAFRTDFAGSALKHMPEMDAYKEIVGGTREFAQGMDQTQEGDPAKAAIAIDKALAAENTPLRLQLGEDSINAIKEHSENLLSELKAWESIGLDTKMAD comes from the coding sequence ATGAATCAAATAGAAACGAATAAAGTATGGTTTATAACTGGCGCCTCTGCCGGTTTTGGAAAAGCATTTGCAGAATACGCCATCTCCCAAAATTACAATGTGGTGGTTACCGCCAGAAGAGTAGATAAGTTGACACAGCTAGAGGGTTTAGCGCCAAAACAGGTGCTGGCACTACGAATGGATGTTAATGACAATTCTCAAATTGAAGAAGCCGTTGACAAAGGCATGAAACGCTTTGGCCAAATTGATGTCCTTATTAATAATGCAGGATATGGAACTGTAGGGGCACTTGAAGAAACACCTGAGGATGAGCTTCGAGCCCAAATGGAAACGAATTTCTTTGGAGCGATCGCCGTAACCAAAGCCATTCTCCCACACATGCGCGACCAAAAGTCAGGTGCTATTGTCAATATGAGTAGTATGGGGGGCCAAATGTCTTTTGGAGGTTTTGGCCCTTACTCTGCCTCCAAGTTTGCACTTGAAGGAGCCTCCGAAGCACTAGCGCAAGAAGTGGCTCCCTTTGGGATTAAAGTGATGATTGTCGAGCCGGGAGCATTCAGAACTGACTTTGCCGGCAGTGCCCTAAAGCATATGCCAGAAATGGATGCTTATAAAGAAATTGTAGGAGGAACGCGTGAATTCGCTCAAGGTATGGACCAAACGCAGGAGGGTGATCCTGCTAAAGCGGCTATTGCAATTGATAAAGCCCTAGCAGCCGAGAACACACCGCTCAGGCTACAATTAGGTGAAGATTCCATTAATGCCATTAAAGAACATAGCGAAAACTTATTATCAGAATTGAAAGCCTGGGAAAGTATCGGTTTGGATACCAAAATGGCTGACTAA
- a CDS encoding GLPGLI family protein — translation MKKLKNQFLLTIALMAIGMVSLNAQNFQGYATYQSATKGRSISFKGEGITPDMQEKLESALKKQGQKEYTLKFNLSESSWQEDASLGNAPAGAGGTTAIVMSVGTGQESLKYRNTAENKYLEETNLFGKPFLIQDEASRKEWVLTDETKEIGGYTAQKAVFERTVERSQMSFTSFDDGDGEDNSGETKTYTDTIRVEAWFTSEIPVAHGPDAYWGLPGLILELNDGSRTFLCTKVVLNPEEGVEIKKPKKGKKVTRDEYKEIVQEKMKEMSEKYSGGGASRVIRIGGGQ, via the coding sequence ATGAAAAAGTTAAAAAATCAGTTTTTACTCACTATTGCACTCATGGCCATTGGTATGGTTTCATTGAATGCACAAAACTTCCAAGGTTATGCCACTTACCAAAGTGCAACCAAAGGCAGGTCGATATCCTTTAAGGGTGAAGGCATTACTCCAGATATGCAGGAGAAATTAGAAAGTGCCCTTAAAAAACAAGGTCAGAAAGAATACACACTGAAATTCAATTTGAGTGAATCTAGTTGGCAAGAAGATGCAAGTTTAGGAAATGCCCCTGCTGGTGCTGGTGGTACTACCGCTATTGTGATGTCTGTTGGAACAGGTCAAGAATCTCTGAAGTATAGAAATACGGCGGAAAACAAATATTTAGAAGAGACAAACCTCTTTGGAAAACCATTCTTAATTCAAGACGAAGCAAGCAGAAAAGAATGGGTGCTTACTGACGAAACCAAAGAAATCGGTGGCTATACAGCTCAGAAGGCTGTATTTGAACGAACTGTCGAAAGAAGTCAAATGTCTTTCACCAGTTTCGATGATGGTGATGGCGAAGATAACTCGGGCGAAACTAAGACCTATACTGATACCATCAGAGTAGAAGCTTGGTTTACATCTGAAATTCCAGTGGCTCACGGACCTGATGCCTACTGGGGACTTCCAGGGCTTATTCTAGAGCTCAACGATGGATCTAGAACTTTCCTTTGTACCAAAGTTGTCCTTAACCCAGAAGAAGGTGTAGAAATCAAAAAGCCAAAAAAGGGTAAAAAGGTAACTAGAGATGAATACAAGGAAATTGTGCAGGAGAAAATGAAAGAGATGTCAGAGAAATATAGCGGCGGAGGTGCAAGTCGTGTCATTCGAATAGGTGGAGGACAATAA
- a CDS encoding alpha/beta hydrolase, whose product MNNKTLKSGMNNIEFKSDNLNLAGHLHLPEGFSPKKQYAAVVVAGSLTSVKEQMSDTYAAKLAQQGFVALSFDFRNYGESEGEIRQYEDPELKLKDLEAAVSYLLGQEFVKSVGGLGICTAGGNMAYLAHQDDRLEAFVTIAAWLPNDETLPLLYGGKEALETLRLKGEAAKEVYNSKGVNEIIPAYSDQDETASHVGPMEYYMDKNRGGGVPEWKNEFSVMSWNTWLDFDPISRAKEINVPAMIIHSDGSALPNNAKLFYEQLSGKKELIWLEVNHFDFYDQEEQVNRSSNHASEFFHKTLNQ is encoded by the coding sequence ATGAATAATAAGACACTAAAATCAGGTATGAATAATATCGAATTCAAAAGCGACAACTTGAACCTTGCAGGACATCTGCACCTGCCAGAAGGGTTTAGCCCAAAAAAACAATACGCCGCAGTAGTAGTAGCTGGATCGCTGACATCAGTTAAAGAGCAAATGTCAGATACCTATGCAGCCAAATTAGCACAACAAGGTTTTGTCGCACTGTCATTTGACTTCCGAAATTATGGCGAAAGTGAAGGGGAAATAAGACAGTATGAAGATCCTGAATTAAAACTAAAAGATCTTGAAGCAGCAGTTTCATATTTGTTAGGCCAAGAGTTTGTTAAGTCTGTCGGAGGACTCGGAATTTGTACTGCCGGAGGCAACATGGCCTATCTGGCACACCAAGATGACAGACTAGAAGCATTTGTTACTATTGCTGCTTGGCTTCCAAATGATGAAACACTACCGTTACTATACGGTGGAAAAGAAGCTCTAGAAACACTGAGATTAAAAGGAGAAGCCGCTAAAGAAGTATACAATAGCAAAGGGGTCAATGAAATCATTCCAGCTTACTCAGATCAAGACGAAACAGCTTCTCATGTGGGGCCGATGGAATACTATATGGATAAGAACCGCGGTGGCGGTGTACCAGAGTGGAAGAATGAATTTTCGGTAATGAGCTGGAATACTTGGCTCGATTTTGACCCGATCAGTAGAGCAAAAGAAATCAATGTTCCTGCTATGATCATTCATTCGGATGGTAGCGCATTGCCGAATAATGCCAAGCTTTTTTACGAACAACTCAGTGGTAAAAAAGAATTGATCTGGTTGGAAGTAAACCACTTCGACTTCTACGATCAAGAAGAACAAGTCAATCGATCTTCAAATCATGCAAGCGAGTTCTTTCACAAGACATTAAATCAATAA
- a CDS encoding outer membrane beta-barrel protein: MKKFILITIVSLFCFSFQAQAQKKVPYIGQITDTLGVPLQFANILAMDTVKNSIAAFGVTDPRGNFRLTLQEGKAYKIKISFIGFLPVESMIKAYDNTSAPLSIALRENSKQLGDVEVVTEMPVLIQGDTITYKADVFTKGNERKLGDVLNELPGFEVNEDGQVKVEGQTINKLMVDGKEAFGGDTKLMTKNLPANVVDKVQLLKNFNDVAPLSSVNQSEAMALNIMLKEDKKNILFGDLTAGAGPENRYLGHANAFYYSPKTSLNFIGGANNVGKLTFTMSDYFRFSGGLGGFAGRSGSGLRLSSNNLGFPVAERNNAQELKNETLAFNFNSTPSKSWNISGFAIGSKVNNTLGSVSRRNYILQTGDNQEILTSATNTRSNAGLFKFNTKYTPNPLLQVGYDALVRISDSENITTQNSEFGGINNAIGGVTAQQPWSIQNQLSAFYAADDKNVLSLEASYEYKFQDPLYDLSTSERPFASLITLSDDNPFNILQSRVIKTNNQEAILNYYRILNKTNHINLSVGNVYTEQSMTSDLVQLVNDNEFDLGNPDLINDVDYRFQDYYAGVTLKTKFGRLLFTPSLNLHYYQIENVQRGTTERFDKTLLLPSVSARYKFSSSHSLSFNYNPRAEFTDIQNLARGLIVRSYNSLFGGNPILKNSFYHNLSMNYSNFSMYSFFNLYGGLNYSKRFDDVSNIIQFNGLERVNTPINIDVANETMSGNINADKRFDSFSINFSGRVSRSISNNFIGDILNENVSFQQTYTTGLSTTFFKKLNIDIGVEKTFNRYDGNNISNRFENDKPFIKMDVRFLKGFRLDVDYEYNNYQNKANDIQSDFEILDVELTYRKGKSPWEFRVEGMNLLNTTGIRRDSFSESLISTYEYFIQKRYWLLSIVYDL; encoded by the coding sequence ATGAAAAAGTTTATTCTCATCACCATTGTTTCGCTTTTCTGCTTCTCTTTTCAAGCACAGGCTCAAAAGAAAGTACCTTACATAGGGCAAATCACAGATACCTTGGGCGTGCCCTTACAGTTTGCCAATATACTGGCGATGGATACGGTCAAAAACAGCATTGCTGCCTTTGGTGTGACTGATCCTAGAGGCAACTTCCGACTTACGCTTCAAGAAGGTAAAGCTTATAAAATCAAAATCAGCTTTATCGGATTCTTACCTGTTGAATCAATGATAAAAGCCTATGATAACACGAGTGCTCCATTGTCAATAGCCCTAAGAGAAAACTCAAAACAACTAGGTGATGTGGAAGTAGTCACTGAAATGCCTGTCTTAATCCAAGGTGATACAATCACATACAAGGCGGACGTATTTACCAAGGGAAATGAGCGAAAACTAGGGGATGTATTGAATGAACTACCCGGCTTCGAGGTCAACGAAGACGGACAAGTCAAAGTAGAAGGTCAGACGATCAACAAACTGATGGTGGATGGAAAAGAAGCCTTTGGTGGTGACACAAAACTCATGACCAAAAACCTACCTGCCAATGTTGTAGACAAAGTTCAGCTATTGAAAAACTTCAATGACGTGGCACCCCTCAGTAGCGTGAACCAAAGCGAAGCAATGGCTTTGAACATTATGCTAAAGGAAGACAAAAAGAACATTCTTTTTGGTGATCTTACCGCAGGGGCTGGACCTGAAAACAGGTATTTAGGGCATGCAAACGCCTTTTATTATAGCCCAAAAACTAGTCTAAACTTTATAGGAGGGGCCAATAATGTGGGTAAACTTACCTTTACCATGAGCGACTATTTTAGATTCTCAGGTGGTTTAGGAGGATTTGCTGGTAGATCAGGTTCAGGTCTAAGGCTAAGCTCTAACAATCTTGGGTTTCCAGTGGCTGAAAGAAATAATGCTCAGGAACTGAAAAATGAAACACTTGCCTTCAATTTTAACTCTACCCCTTCTAAAAGTTGGAACATCAGTGGCTTTGCTATTGGCTCGAAGGTAAATAATACCCTAGGTTCAGTTTCCCGACGAAACTACATCTTACAAACTGGAGATAATCAGGAAATCCTGACTTCGGCTACCAATACAAGATCAAATGCAGGCTTATTCAAGTTCAATACAAAGTATACGCCTAATCCATTGTTACAGGTGGGCTATGATGCTTTGGTGAGAATTTCTGATTCTGAAAACATTACTACTCAAAATTCAGAATTCGGAGGGATAAATAATGCGATTGGTGGAGTGACTGCACAGCAACCTTGGTCTATTCAAAATCAGTTGAGTGCTTTCTATGCCGCGGATGATAAGAACGTATTGTCATTGGAAGCCTCTTATGAGTACAAGTTTCAAGATCCGTTATACGATCTATCAACTTCAGAAAGACCATTTGCTTCCTTAATCACCCTCAGCGATGACAACCCTTTTAACATTCTTCAGTCAAGGGTAATTAAGACAAACAATCAGGAAGCCATATTGAATTATTATCGAATTCTGAATAAGACCAATCACATAAACTTGAGTGTTGGTAATGTTTATACAGAACAAAGCATGACCTCAGACTTGGTACAGCTAGTAAATGATAATGAGTTCGATTTGGGTAATCCCGACCTTATCAACGATGTAGATTACCGATTCCAAGATTATTATGCAGGAGTTACCCTTAAAACCAAGTTTGGAAGACTCCTTTTCACACCGAGCTTAAATTTGCACTATTATCAAATAGAAAATGTGCAAAGAGGTACTACTGAGCGATTTGACAAAACGTTATTATTACCGTCAGTGTCCGCTCGTTACAAATTCAGTTCTTCACATTCACTAAGTTTCAATTACAATCCAAGGGCAGAGTTTACTGACATTCAGAATTTAGCCAGGGGATTAATCGTTAGAAGCTACAACTCCCTATTTGGTGGAAATCCGATATTGAAGAACAGCTTTTACCATAATCTATCGATGAACTACTCGAACTTTAGCATGTACAGTTTCTTCAATCTCTATGGTGGACTAAACTACTCTAAGCGATTCGATGATGTGTCTAATATTATTCAATTCAATGGACTTGAAAGGGTAAATACACCAATCAACATTGATGTAGCGAATGAGACGATGTCGGGGAATATTAATGCAGATAAGCGTTTCGATAGTTTCAGTATTAACTTCAGTGGCCGAGTATCGAGAAGTATCAGTAACAACTTCATCGGTGATATCTTAAACGAAAATGTATCGTTCCAGCAAACGTATACTACAGGGCTTTCGACTACTTTCTTTAAGAAACTTAATATTGACATTGGGGTTGAAAAAACCTTCAATCGATATGACGGAAATAACATTTCAAATCGATTTGAGAACGACAAACCATTCATAAAAATGGACGTGAGGTTCTTGAAAGGGTTCCGATTAGATGTAGACTATGAATACAACAACTACCAGAACAAGGCCAACGACATCCAAAGTGACTTTGAAATCCTAGACGTAGAATTGACCTACAGAAAAGGCAAGTCACCATGGGAATTCAGAGTCGAAGGAATGAACCTACTGAATACCACAGGAATTCGTAGAGATTCATTTAGCGAAAGTTTAATTAGTACTTATGAATATTTTATTCAGAAAAGATATTGGCTATTGAGTATCGTTTACGATCTATAA
- a CDS encoding nuclear transport factor 2 family protein: MKKTFLIAALLLFANSITFAQDDLKAVRATLTDYMEGTSKGQIARIKRAFTPNAALYSVNPDGTEKRLPIATYIGYFKEGQARDRKGKIISVDIVNDAAHAKVEIISGNTRFTDYMLLLKLKDGWKIINKSYTRENIN, from the coding sequence ATGAAGAAAACATTTTTAATCGCCGCACTATTACTTTTCGCCAACAGCATAACCTTCGCTCAAGATGATTTGAAAGCAGTTAGGGCCACTTTGACCGACTACATGGAAGGTACCTCCAAAGGGCAAATTGCGAGAATTAAAAGAGCCTTTACGCCAAACGCAGCTTTGTATTCTGTAAATCCAGATGGGACAGAAAAACGCCTTCCTATTGCCACCTACATCGGGTATTTCAAAGAAGGACAAGCAAGAGATAGAAAAGGAAAAATCATATCTGTAGACATAGTAAACGATGCTGCACATGCCAAAGTGGAAATAATTTCTGGAAACACTAGGTTTACGGATTACATGCTGCTTTTGAAGCTGAAAGACGGATGGAAGATTATAAATAAGTCTTATACGCGAGAGAATATCAACTAG